One genomic region from Stackebrandtia nassauensis DSM 44728 encodes:
- a CDS encoding Gfo/Idh/MocA family protein, protein MTDSIGWGILATGGIAATFTEDLKRLPDAHVAAVGSRSPETARAFAERFDIPAAHGSWDDLIADPDVDIVYIANTHNAHYEAAKRCLEGGKAVLCEKAFTVNHVQAKTLVDLAGERGLFLMEAMWMRLNPAIRHMRKALTDGLIGDVTTLNATFGLGGPFPPGHRLRDPNQAGGALLDLGVYPISLAQLILGRPASIHATGSLTPEGVDATAGLVLGYDSGAVATLACSITSDMPIVASVNGTTGHVTLPAPFFRPSRYLLGRGGGEAELEIVEVPHDGLGYVHQAIEAMRCLREGLTESPLVPWQSTLDVMAVMDEARSQLGVTYPGE, encoded by the coding sequence ATGACCGACTCCATCGGCTGGGGGATCCTGGCCACCGGCGGTATCGCCGCGACCTTCACCGAAGACCTCAAGCGGCTGCCGGACGCACACGTCGCCGCCGTGGGATCCCGCTCACCCGAAACCGCTCGGGCCTTCGCCGAGCGCTTCGACATCCCGGCCGCCCACGGCAGCTGGGACGACCTGATCGCCGACCCGGACGTCGACATCGTCTACATCGCCAACACCCACAACGCCCACTACGAGGCCGCCAAACGTTGCCTCGAAGGCGGCAAGGCGGTGCTGTGCGAAAAAGCGTTCACGGTCAACCACGTCCAAGCCAAGACCCTTGTGGACCTCGCTGGCGAACGCGGCCTGTTCCTCATGGAGGCCATGTGGATGCGCCTCAACCCCGCGATCCGCCACATGCGAAAAGCGCTGACCGACGGCCTCATCGGCGATGTGACCACCCTGAACGCGACCTTCGGACTCGGCGGGCCGTTCCCGCCGGGACACCGACTGCGCGACCCGAACCAGGCCGGTGGCGCGCTGCTCGACCTCGGCGTCTACCCGATCTCGCTGGCCCAACTCATCCTCGGACGGCCCGCGAGCATCCACGCGACCGGCAGCCTCACCCCCGAAGGCGTCGACGCCACCGCGGGACTGGTGCTGGGTTACGACTCCGGTGCGGTGGCGACGCTGGCCTGCTCGATCACCTCGGACATGCCGATCGTCGCGTCCGTCAACGGCACCACCGGTCACGTCACACTGCCCGCGCCGTTCTTCCGACCCAGCCGCTACCTGTTGGGCCGGGGCGGCGGCGAGGCCGAGCTGGAGATCGTCGAGGTGCCGCACGACGGTCTCGGCTATGTGCACCAGGCGATCGAGGCGATGCGGTGCCTGCGGGAGGGGCTGACCGAGTCGCCGCTGGTGCCGTGGCAGTCCACACTCGACGTCATGGCGGTGATGGACGAGGCCCGTTCGCAGCTGGGTGTGACGTACCCGGGGGAATAG
- a CDS encoding serine hydrolase domain-containing protein, which translates to MNTRTRLSRRGLVATTVGAASALAVGGGAWAWATSGHETIDEYLRDNLPDDASLAIVAVRGGKTLYRKGFGLADRKADIRCGHRTVFDIGSVTKQFTGAAILRLDMDGALKVSDPLSRHLPGLPADKRKITLHQLLTHTGGFTDLPDLSDYDEVDRSRLLSEFGDRELKWKPGTRYEYSNLGYSVLAAVIEIVTSGNYEEYLADNLFHPAGMRHTGYLLPDWDPATVAQQYDDKGRVMGKPHELPWDDDGPYWILRGNGGILSTARDMTAWHRALDGDEVLSAKAKRKLFKPHVPEDETGESHYGYGWTISTDEAGRKVVWHDGGNEWSSAMIVRCPEAETMLFLASNAADWGGDMQTLAVDILPLLDA; encoded by the coding sequence ATGAATACACGAACCCGGCTGTCTCGGCGCGGACTCGTGGCCACCACGGTGGGAGCCGCCTCGGCTCTCGCCGTGGGTGGCGGCGCCTGGGCGTGGGCCACGTCCGGACACGAGACCATCGACGAGTACCTGCGCGACAACCTCCCCGACGACGCCAGCCTCGCGATCGTCGCCGTCCGGGGTGGGAAAACCCTGTACCGCAAGGGTTTCGGACTCGCCGATCGCAAGGCCGACATCCGCTGCGGCCACCGGACCGTCTTCGACATCGGCTCGGTGACGAAGCAGTTCACCGGCGCGGCGATCCTGCGGCTCGACATGGACGGTGCGCTGAAGGTCTCCGATCCGCTGTCGCGGCACCTTCCCGGACTGCCCGCCGACAAGCGAAAGATCACGCTGCACCAACTGCTCACCCACACCGGCGGCTTCACCGACCTCCCCGACCTCAGCGACTACGACGAGGTCGACCGTTCCCGACTGCTGAGCGAATTCGGCGATCGGGAACTGAAGTGGAAACCCGGCACCCGTTACGAATACTCCAACCTCGGCTACAGCGTGCTGGCCGCCGTCATCGAGATCGTGACCTCCGGAAACTACGAGGAATACCTCGCCGACAACCTGTTCCACCCCGCCGGGATGCGTCACACCGGGTACCTGTTGCCCGACTGGGATCCCGCGACCGTCGCGCAGCAGTACGACGACAAGGGCCGCGTGATGGGCAAACCCCACGAACTCCCGTGGGACGACGACGGTCCCTACTGGATCCTGCGCGGCAACGGCGGCATCCTGTCCACCGCGCGCGACATGACCGCGTGGCACCGGGCACTGGACGGCGACGAGGTCCTGTCGGCCAAGGCCAAACGGAAACTGTTCAAACCCCACGTCCCCGAGGACGAGACCGGCGAGTCCCACTACGGCTACGGCTGGACGATCTCCACCGATGAGGCGGGCCGCAAGGTCGTGTGGCACGACGGCGGCAACGAATGGTCCTCGGCGATGATCGTCCGCTGTCCCGAAGCCGAGACGATGCTGTTCCTCGCGAGCAACGCGGCCGACTGGGGCGGCGACATGCAGACCCTGGCCGTCGACATCCTGCCGTTGCTCGACGCATGA